The nucleotide sequence TTTTGAGTCTCAAGCTAAATGCATTTTGAGAACAGAGCGCGGTGCGCGGCGAATCCGGCAGGAAATCGTTTCCTGACCTAGGCGCTGACAAGCTTCAAATCGATGACAGCCGGAGAAACCATAGTATTCTCCATCTACTTCCAGCACGTCGATAGGTTCTTGCTGACCGATTTGTTGAATGGATTCCATTAAAGCCTCTACTTTGGCTTGATCCGTTTGTCTCGGCAGAGGTCGATGAATCTTTCGCAGGGGTATCTCTTGCACCCTTACCATAGGACGAGTGGCTGTCTCCATCTGTTGTTTCTCTCTAAATCATACTCATAATGACTTCGTTTTGACAAGTAAGCAGTTTAAATTAAGCTGAAGATTGTTCTTTATCCCCGATCGATTCGTCCGGGCGTCTATCACAATAGATGGAACAACTACCTGCGTAGT is from Coleofasciculus sp. FACHB-1120 and encodes:
- a CDS encoding sulfiredoxin, whose amino-acid sequence is MVRVQEIPLRKIHRPLPRQTDQAKVEALMESIQQIGQQEPIDVLEVDGEYYGFSGCHRFEACQRLGQETISCRIRRAPRSVLKMHLA